From one Rhodothermales bacterium genomic stretch:
- the rpsS gene encoding 30S ribosomal protein S19: MARSLKKGPFVYYKLQNKVDELNQTGKKKVIKTWSRASMITPDFVGHTFAVHNGKQFIPVYVTENMVGHRLGEFSPTRSFRGHAGQKR; encoded by the coding sequence ATGGCACGGTCGCTCAAAAAAGGCCCCTTCGTTTACTACAAGCTGCAGAACAAGGTAGACGAGCTTAATCAGACAGGTAAGAAGAAGGTCATCAAGACATGGAGCCGAGCATCCATGATCACACCTGATTTCGTGGGGCACACGTTCGCCGTGCACAATGGCAAGCAGTTCATTCCTGTCTACGTGACGGAGAATATGGTCGGCCATCGACTGGGTGAGTTTTCGCCGACGCGGTCCTTCCGGGGACATGCCGGACAAAAGCGATAA
- the rplV gene encoding 50S ribosomal protein L22: protein MEARAVRKHIRSSPRKMRPVVNVVRGKPVPEALSILNFLPQKVTSTVKTTILSAVHNLMDLNPDERFDETALVISEIRVDAGPTFKRYRPQPRGRAHRILKRTSHLTVVVSTENESSDEEE from the coding sequence ATGGAAGCAAGAGCGGTCAGAAAACATATTCGCAGTTCGCCACGCAAGATGCGCCCGGTGGTGAATGTCGTGCGTGGCAAGCCCGTGCCGGAAGCTTTAAGCATTCTCAATTTTTTGCCCCAGAAGGTTACCAGCACGGTCAAGACAACCATCCTGTCGGCCGTTCACAACTTAATGGATCTGAATCCAGACGAGCGCTTTGATGAAACCGCACTCGTCATCAGCGAGATTCGCGTTGATGCGGGTCCGACCTTCAAGCGCTACCGTCCACAACCGCGTGGCCGCGCGCACCGCATACTCAAACGCACGAGCCATCTTACCGTCGTTGTTTCGACGGAGAATGAGAGCTCTGACGAAGAAGAATAG
- the rpsC gene encoding 30S ribosomal protein S3 — MGQKTHPIGFRLGIIRGWDSNWYAEKDFAGKLVEDREIRDYLSARLRRAGLSRVVVERTPKRVILTLHTSRPGVVIGRGGTEVEKLREEIKKLTNKDIQININEIKRPELDASLVAQNIAQQLEGRVSFRRAMKQSLTAAMRMGAEGIRVKVSGRLGGAEMGRTEQYLEGRVPLHTVRADIDYAAATAFTIYGTTGVKVWIYRGEILGKPDLSPNVQAQRQQMQQMQPERTARGRRRREKTGRNQ, encoded by the coding sequence TTGGGACAGAAAACACATCCCATCGGATTTCGACTCGGCATCATTCGTGGCTGGGATTCGAACTGGTACGCTGAGAAAGACTTCGCCGGAAAGCTGGTTGAGGATCGGGAAATCCGCGACTATTTGTCAGCCCGACTCCGTCGTGCCGGACTCAGTCGAGTGGTCGTCGAGAGGACACCGAAGCGTGTAATCCTGACGCTCCACACAAGTCGCCCCGGAGTCGTGATCGGGCGAGGCGGGACCGAGGTTGAGAAACTGCGCGAGGAGATCAAGAAGCTTACGAACAAGGATATCCAGATCAACATCAACGAGATCAAGAGGCCGGAGCTCGATGCCAGCCTCGTGGCGCAGAATATCGCTCAGCAGCTTGAGGGCCGGGTTTCGTTCAGGCGTGCGATGAAGCAGTCACTGACGGCGGCCATGCGCATGGGAGCTGAAGGGATTCGTGTTAAAGTTTCGGGCCGACTTGGAGGCGCAGAAATGGGCCGCACCGAGCAGTACCTGGAGGGCCGTGTGCCATTGCATACGGTTCGGGCCGACATCGACTATGCGGCAGCGACTGCCTTTACGATTTACGGAACGACGGGTGTCAAGGTCTGGATCTATCGAGGAGAAATCCTCGGCAAGCCCGATCTCAGCCCCAACGTTCAGGCCCAGCGTCAGCAGATGCAGCAGATGCAGCCCGAGCGGACGGCCCGCGGAAGAAGGCGACGCGAAAAGACCGGACGGAACCAGTAG
- the rplP gene encoding 50S ribosomal protein L16: protein MLMPKRTKYRKMMKGRIKGVAGRGTQVSFGDFGIKALEPGRITSRQIEAARIAMTRRMKRTGKVWIRIFPDKPITKKPAEVRMGKGKGSPEFWVAVVKPGTVLFEVGGGIPYDLAVEAMRLARHKLPIQTTVVKRPDYTES from the coding sequence ATGTTGATGCCCAAGCGTACGAAGTACCGGAAGATGATGAAGGGCCGCATCAAAGGTGTGGCTGGCCGAGGTACGCAAGTGTCTTTCGGGGATTTCGGCATCAAAGCGCTGGAACCGGGGCGCATCACGAGTCGCCAGATTGAGGCCGCTCGAATTGCAATGACCCGGCGCATGAAACGTACGGGAAAGGTGTGGATTCGGATCTTCCCTGACAAACCCATCACGAAGAAGCCTGCTGAAGTAAGAATGGGTAAGGGAAAGGGATCTCCTGAATTCTGGGTAGCCGTAGTGAAGCCCGGCACAGTCCTCTTTGAAGTGGGCGGTGGAATTCCTTACGACCTCGCCGTCGAGGCCATGCGCCTGGCGCGTCACAAGCTTCCGATTCAGACGACGGTCGTCAAACGACCAGACTACACCGAATCGTAA
- the rpmC gene encoding 50S ribosomal protein L29, which translates to MKAKEISELSLDEIAERVREETDQLRQLHFQHAIAELPNPMIIREKRRLIARLKTILKQKETATT; encoded by the coding sequence ATGAAAGCAAAAGAAATAAGCGAGCTGAGTCTCGACGAGATTGCGGAGCGCGTTCGGGAGGAGACCGACCAACTGCGCCAGCTGCATTTTCAGCACGCAATCGCCGAGTTGCCGAACCCGATGATCATTCGCGAAAAGCGGCGACTCATAGCGCGACTCAAGACAATTTTGAAACAGAAAGAAACGGCAACGACCTAG
- the rpsQ gene encoding 30S ribosomal protein S17 — translation MEQTARNARKERVGVVISSKMDKTISVAIRRQIKHPIYGKFIKKTTRLMAHDETNDAQEGDTVRIMETKPLSRNKRWRLVEVVERAK, via the coding sequence ATGGAACAGACAGCAAGAAACGCAAGGAAGGAGCGAGTCGGAGTGGTGATCAGCAGCAAGATGGACAAGACCATTTCGGTCGCCATCCGCCGGCAGATCAAACACCCGATCTACGGGAAGTTCATTAAGAAGACTACGCGGCTCATGGCTCACGATGAGACCAACGACGCGCAGGAAGGTGACACCGTTCGCATTATGGAAACGAAGCCACTGAGCCGTAACAAGCGCTGGCGCCTCGTTGAAGTCGTCGAGCGAGCCAAGTAA
- the rplN gene encoding 50S ribosomal protein L14 codes for MIQQETRLKVADNSGAKEVLCIRVLGGSGRRYARIGDTIVVSVKSAIPGGGVKKGEVSRAVVVRTRKEFRRSDGSYIRFDENAAVLLNPQGEPRGTRIFGPVARELRERQYMRIVSLAPEVL; via the coding sequence ATGATACAGCAGGAGACAAGGCTCAAAGTGGCGGACAACAGCGGGGCGAAGGAAGTCCTCTGTATCCGTGTGTTGGGCGGAAGCGGCCGACGGTATGCGCGCATTGGCGACACGATTGTGGTGTCGGTCAAGAGCGCGATTCCGGGAGGCGGTGTGAAGAAGGGAGAAGTGTCGCGCGCCGTTGTCGTCCGCACGAGAAAAGAGTTTCGCAGAAGCGATGGATCCTATATCCGTTTCGATGAGAATGCGGCCGTTCTGTTGAACCCACAGGGCGAGCCACGCGGAACTCGAATCTTTGGACCCGTCGCACGTGAACTCCGTGAGCGACAGTACATGCGAATTGTGTCGCTTGCACCAGAGGTCCTTTAG
- the rplX gene encoding 50S ribosomal protein L24 — MPRTMNQQKKLHVRKGDSVRVIAGNEKGKEGKVLRVFRQKERVIVEGVNMRVKHMKPNATYPQGGRVEREMPINLSNVMPLDSAGVPTRIGRKQIADPDTGGTRWIRYAKTTGEELDH, encoded by the coding sequence ATGCCGAGAACGATGAACCAGCAGAAGAAACTTCACGTGCGCAAAGGCGACTCCGTGCGAGTCATTGCGGGTAACGAGAAGGGGAAGGAAGGCAAAGTGCTGCGTGTTTTCCGTCAGAAGGAGCGAGTAATCGTGGAGGGTGTCAACATGCGCGTAAAGCACATGAAACCCAACGCGACCTACCCGCAGGGCGGACGCGTGGAGCGCGAGATGCCGATTAACCTCTCGAACGTAATGCCCCTCGACTCAGCGGGTGTGCCGACGCGAATTGGTCGGAAGCAGATAGCGGATCCGGATACCGGTGGCACCCGGTGGATTCGGTATGCCAAAACGACCGGTGAAGAACTCGATCACTAG
- the rplE gene encoding 50S ribosomal protein L5 translates to MEIDNYKPNLKTFYHDEVVPALTKQFGYSNVMQVPRLVKVIVNKGVGLAVANKKALDDAVSEIRQVTGQHPAVTRARKSVSNFKLRQGMPIGAHATLRGDVMWEFVDRLIALALPRVRDFRGVPDKSFDGRGNYTLGIKEQIIFPEINIDKIDRISGFDVTFVTTAETDEEGHALLKALGMPFVRRSEEVVETA, encoded by the coding sequence ATGGAGATAGATAACTACAAGCCCAACCTCAAGACCTTCTACCACGACGAGGTCGTCCCGGCGCTGACAAAGCAGTTCGGATACTCGAACGTCATGCAGGTCCCGCGTCTCGTCAAAGTAATCGTCAACAAGGGTGTCGGGTTGGCGGTGGCCAACAAGAAGGCCCTCGATGACGCCGTGTCGGAGATCCGGCAGGTAACCGGCCAGCATCCGGCAGTGACGAGGGCACGCAAAAGCGTCTCGAACTTCAAACTGCGGCAGGGCATGCCAATCGGTGCGCACGCAACGCTACGAGGCGATGTGATGTGGGAATTCGTCGATCGGCTGATCGCACTGGCTCTTCCCCGAGTGCGCGACTTTCGGGGAGTTCCCGACAAGAGCTTCGATGGGCGCGGCAACTACACGCTCGGGATCAAGGAGCAGATCATTTTTCCGGAAATCAACATCGACAAGATCGATCGCATCAGTGGATTCGATGTGACGTTCGTCACAACGGCTGAGACCGATGAGGAGGGACATGCACTTCTCAAGGCGCTCGGGATGCCGTTTGTTCGGCG